From a single Sphingobium sp. genomic region:
- a CDS encoding 2OG-Fe(II) oxygenase, which produces MFAEVESGTPTKFDPNNDPAKLAKIGAFVTRRLDSNPLVQKVDVPELQLYIYQGFLGKRECNLLIRKIDADAVPSTLYKGTEQAGFRTSYSCHLNRWDADVARVEARMSDTLGIENDYAETMQGQRYTVGQEFKSHHDFFHPSQDYWLHEGPRGGQRSWTAMIYLNEPDDGGATEFPHVSIGVRPQAGTMLIWNNMKLDGTPNYKSLHTGSPVKQGVKHVITKWYRQNNWLELNTATA; this is translated from the coding sequence ATGTTTGCCGAAGTTGAATCTGGCACCCCAACAAAGTTCGATCCGAACAATGATCCGGCAAAGCTTGCCAAGATTGGCGCATTTGTAACGCGCCGACTTGATTCCAATCCGTTGGTCCAGAAGGTCGACGTGCCGGAACTGCAGCTATACATCTACCAGGGCTTCCTCGGCAAAAGGGAGTGCAATCTACTCATCCGCAAAATTGATGCCGATGCCGTTCCCTCCACCTTGTACAAGGGCACCGAACAGGCCGGATTTCGGACCAGCTATAGCTGCCATCTCAACCGCTGGGATGCCGATGTTGCCCGTGTCGAGGCACGGATGAGCGACACGCTCGGCATCGAAAATGATTATGCTGAAACGATGCAGGGGCAGCGTTATACAGTTGGTCAGGAATTCAAATCGCATCATGATTTCTTCCATCCCAGCCAGGACTATTGGCTTCACGAAGGGCCGCGGGGCGGGCAGCGCAGTTGGACGGCGATGATCTATCTCAACGAACCCGACGATGGCGGTGCGACCGAATTTCCGCATGTCAGCATCGGCGTACGTCCTCAAGCGGGTACGATGCTGATCTGGAATAACATGAAGCTGGATGGCACGCCCAATTACAAGTCCCTGCACACAGGGAGCCCCGTAAAGCAGGGGGTGAAACATGTGATCACCAAATGGTATAGACAGAATAACTGGCTCGAACTCAACACCGCGACGGCGTGA
- a CDS encoding amidohydrolase family protein, whose amino-acid sequence MIRTLLFAATACIALTTPALADTKVVLAGNLISDPAQGATGPATITVTDGRIVKVEKGINPAAVAGAEVVDLSTKTVLPGLIDLHVHLTSDPGGDYRSEAVDSDEWATLIGVKNAALTLNAGFTTVREAGSAQNTAFALRRGTNEGILWGPRIVAAGPALSIVGGHADVSGFRPEVLIALDSGYTCTGADQCSEKVRKASKMGADIIKITATGGVLSQQGRGLEAHFNNDELKAIADTAHSLGLKVMAHAHGARGIEASAVAGIDTIDHATFADEAALKAMKARGTALVPTLMALEGVRARIGRGIYTPTVEVKAREALEAAGRQVQQSKAMGVTVAFGTDAGVFEHGRNAGEFALLVKNGLTPVEAVASATTVAAKTLGMENEIGRIAPGYSADLIAVSGNPLQDVTLLEKVEWVMARGRTK is encoded by the coding sequence ATGATCCGCACGCTTCTGTTTGCTGCAACCGCTTGCATTGCTCTCACTACGCCGGCTCTTGCCGACACCAAGGTGGTTCTTGCGGGCAACCTGATCAGTGATCCAGCGCAAGGTGCGACCGGCCCCGCAACGATCACTGTGACCGACGGTCGTATCGTCAAGGTCGAAAAAGGCATTAATCCCGCAGCTGTTGCAGGTGCTGAAGTCGTGGACCTGTCGACCAAAACCGTTCTTCCAGGCCTTATCGACCTCCATGTCCATCTGACGAGCGACCCCGGCGGTGATTATCGCAGTGAGGCCGTCGACAGCGATGAATGGGCGACGCTGATCGGCGTCAAAAATGCCGCGCTCACGCTCAATGCCGGCTTCACCACCGTACGTGAGGCAGGATCGGCACAGAACACTGCCTTTGCCTTGCGCCGCGGCACCAATGAAGGGATCCTCTGGGGGCCCAGGATTGTCGCTGCAGGACCGGCGTTGTCGATCGTCGGCGGACATGCCGATGTCAGCGGTTTTCGCCCGGAAGTGCTGATCGCGCTTGATTCTGGCTACACCTGCACCGGCGCGGATCAATGTTCCGAAAAAGTGCGTAAGGCATCGAAAATGGGTGCGGACATCATCAAAATCACGGCGACAGGCGGCGTTTTGTCGCAGCAAGGACGCGGTCTTGAGGCGCATTTTAACAATGACGAATTGAAGGCCATCGCCGATACGGCCCACTCGCTTGGCCTAAAGGTCATGGCACACGCACACGGCGCCCGCGGGATCGAGGCGTCAGCTGTTGCCGGTATCGACACCATCGACCATGCGACCTTCGCAGACGAAGCTGCGCTGAAGGCCATGAAGGCCAGAGGTACAGCGCTGGTCCCTACATTGATGGCGCTTGAAGGCGTGCGGGCGCGCATTGGTAGGGGCATCTATACCCCGACGGTCGAGGTTAAGGCGCGCGAGGCGCTGGAGGCTGCCGGCCGTCAGGTGCAGCAGTCCAAGGCCATGGGCGTAACGGTCGCATTCGGCACCGATGCGGGCGTTTTCGAACATGGCCGCAATGCGGGCGAATTCGCATTGCTCGTCAAGAACGGGCTGACGCCCGTAGAAGCTGTCGCCAGCGCCACGACCGTTGCGGCAAAAACGCTGGGCATGGAAAATGAAATCGGCCGAATTGCACCAGGCTATTCTGCGGACCTGATCGCCGTTTCGGGCAACCCGTTGCAGGATGTCACCTTGCTGGAAAAGGTCGAGTGGGTCATGGCCCGCGGACGCACAAAATAA
- a CDS encoding RcnB family protein, translated as MKTILLTSLATALALTPAAHAMKDRAGSATSAEDSAEYKRSEGRKDGWSRGQRQADGQDAQKGQRQRGWRSEDDQRDDDDNRRGGWNGQASPQIPPSGSWNRGEERREAGHDDDRSNDNQRNRRGDDDSWRYRDDNDRRDDDGRWDRYGRDGRYDRHDNDRWDQGWRNERRYDWRGHRERYGSYYRPGRYYAPYRSDRYRRLNIGIHIGAPFYSSRYRIADPWRYRLPPAQGPYRWVRYYDDVLLVDVRRGYVVDVINNFFW; from the coding sequence ATGAAGACAATTTTGCTGACCAGCCTTGCCACCGCGCTCGCGCTGACTCCGGCAGCTCATGCGATGAAGGACCGTGCCGGTAGCGCCACATCTGCGGAGGATTCGGCCGAGTATAAACGCAGCGAAGGCCGCAAAGACGGCTGGTCGAGAGGGCAACGTCAAGCCGACGGACAGGATGCGCAAAAAGGGCAGCGCCAGCGCGGCTGGCGCAGCGAAGATGACCAGCGCGACGATGATGACAACCGGCGCGGCGGCTGGAATGGTCAGGCGAGCCCACAGATACCGCCAAGCGGCAGTTGGAACCGCGGCGAAGAGCGGCGCGAGGCAGGCCATGACGATGACCGGAGCAATGACAACCAGCGGAACCGGCGCGGTGACGATGACAGCTGGCGCTATCGCGATGACAATGATCGGCGCGACGATGACGGGCGGTGGGATCGTTATGGCCGCGATGGCCGTTATGACCGGCACGACAATGATCGTTGGGATCAAGGTTGGCGGAACGAACGGCGTTATGACTGGCGCGGACATCGCGAACGCTATGGCAGCTATTATCGACCCGGACGTTATTATGCGCCCTATCGCAGCGACCGTTATCGCCGTCTCAACATCGGCATCCATATCGGCGCGCCATTTTACTCAAGCCGTTACCGGATAGCCGACCCTTGGCGTTATCGCCTTCCCCCGGCGCAGGGACCCTATCGCTGGGTGCGCTATTATGACGACGTTCTGCTGGTTGATGTCCGCCGCGGATATGTCGTCGATGTGATTAACAACTTCTTCTGGTAA